One segment of Macrobrachium rosenbergii isolate ZJJX-2024 chromosome 25, ASM4041242v1, whole genome shotgun sequence DNA contains the following:
- the LOC136852192 gene encoding glutamate receptor 1-like, translating to MNKERESIIKAEGLTSCLITLGSSHSPRRSEGGKVVLKPSRDTKRKRIKAKRTKSHLVNWVLLFEKGEVTNESMAALQNLIFEGTHVTIVNQETSGKFLVFSSNVVEDGIMRFAYKGLWNSTYKGKRPQLLPLYDPDQYRDMKGRQFHIAANDAPPEFELGKRNDDGSVQAIGGTDFKIIRSLSEALNFTFKIFPSVDGAWGYPQPDGNITGMIGMAARREVHFAVTGIEIRNTVIDYTTSYTFGYNCIYSRALREKGREFAILAPFSLEIWICIVITTLAIGPILRLQSEITEEFSPQKSKWDLQTYSFNIFRNLVQQVLYSGTLTSFLVVPVYEKPIDSLQDLPRAVENGFTLTVIGDTLLEYVFKILQGKSVHIEPCDNGKVVSLELGEQKFYVGREVFYPASCAFVCPQGAPYQRPFNKVIRRLVDAGIVNRWYEVEKQKFRRSITKRTKTPVPWPSLLITFRS from the exons ATGAATAAGGAGAGGGAATCAATTATCAAAGCAGAGGGCCTTACAAGTTGCTTGATAACGCTTGGAAGCTCCCACTCGCCCAGGAGATCTGAAGGAGGAAAGGTCGTCCTGAAGCCATCGAGGGACACAAAACGGAAGAGG atcaAAGCTAAAAGGACCAAGAGTCATCTGGTCAACTGGGTTTTGTTATTCGAGAAGGGGGAAGTCACGAATGAGTCAATGGCTGCTCTACAAAATCTAATCTTTGAAGGAACTCACGTCACGATAGTTAACCAAGAAACGAGTGGAAAGTTCCTCGTGTTTTCTTCAAATGTGGTTGAGGACGGAATTATgag GTTTGCCTACAAGGGACTATGGAACAGCACCTACAAAGGCAAAAGACCCCAGCTCCTCCCCTTGTATGACCCCGACCAATACCGTGACATGAAAGGCAGACAGTTCCACATAGCAGCCAATGACGCTCCTCCTGAATTCGAGCTTGGGAAGCGAAACGATGATGGAAGCGTTCAGGCTATTGGAGGGACTGACTTCAAGATCATCAGATCGCTCAGTGAGGCTTTAAACTTTAC gtttaaGATATTTCCCTCAGTCGACGGTGCTTGGGGATATCCTCAGCCTGATGGGAATATCACTGGAATGATAGGAATGGCAGCAAGAAGGGAGGTCCATTTTGCTGTGACTGGAATTG AAATACGGAACACTGTCATCGATTATACCACTTCCTATACTTTCGGATATAATTGTATTTACTCAAGGGCACTCCGCGAGAAAGGTAGAGAATTCGCCATCTTGGCACCATTTTCTCTAGAg ATATGGATCTGTATCGTGATCACGACCCTGGCCATAGGTCCAATTTTAAGGCTTCAGTCTGAAATCACAGAAGAATTCAGCCCTCAAAAATCGAAGTGGGACCTTCAGACTTATTCATTCAATATATTTCGCAATTTGGTTCAACAAG TTCTCTACTCTGGGACATTAACTTCATTTCTTGTTGTCCCTGTCTACGAGAAACCAATTGACAGTTTGCAGGACCTCCCGAGAGCAGTTGAAAATGGATTTACTCTGACTGTGATCGGGGACACTCTCCTGGAATATGTGTTTAAG ATCTTGCAGGGGAAATCAGTGCACATTGAGCCATGCGATAATGGAAAAGTTGTCTCGTTGGAATTGGGGGAACAAAAATTCTACGTGGGTCGTGAAGTCTTCTATCCAGCTTCTTGTGCATTCGTTTGCCCACAAGGGGCTCCTTACCAAAGACCTTTCAATAAAGT